One genomic window of Magnolia sinica isolate HGM2019 chromosome 3, MsV1, whole genome shotgun sequence includes the following:
- the LOC131241497 gene encoding probable LRR receptor-like serine/threonine-protein kinase At1g53440 isoform X2 — protein MTLKSLVIEVNEVEGPLPPELGNLRSLERLHMQGTSMTGPIPSNISFLVNLTELRISDLNGSSMPFPALGDMTKMQKL, from the exons ATGACACTCAAGTCACT AGTCATTGAAGTTAACGAGGTCGAAGGACCTCTTCCTCCAGAGCTTGGTAATTTGCGCAGCTTGGAGAGATT GCATATGCAAGGCACATCTATGACGGGACCTATTCCTTCCAACATCTCTTTCTTGGTGAATCTAACTGAACT GAGGATATCTGATTTGAATGGATCGAGCATGCCTTTCCCTGCATTGGGGGATATGACCAAAATGCAGAAATT ATAA
- the LOC131241497 gene encoding probable LRR receptor-like serine/threonine-protein kinase At1g53440 isoform X1, with protein MTLKSLVIEVNEVEGPLPPELGNLRSLERLHMQGTSMTGPIPSNISFLVNLTELRISDLNGSSMPFPALGDMTKMQKLVLRNCLISDIIPQYIGTMTNLKSL; from the exons ATGACACTCAAGTCACT AGTCATTGAAGTTAACGAGGTCGAAGGACCTCTTCCTCCAGAGCTTGGTAATTTGCGCAGCTTGGAGAGATT GCATATGCAAGGCACATCTATGACGGGACCTATTCCTTCCAACATCTCTTTCTTGGTGAATCTAACTGAACT GAGGATATCTGATTTGAATGGATCGAGCATGCCTTTCCCTGCATTGGGGGATATGACCAAAATGCAGAAATT GGTACTAAGAAATTGCTTGATTTCTGACATAATCCCACAATATATTGGGACAATGACAAATCTGAAATCCTT ATAA
- the LOC131238846 gene encoding uncharacterized protein LOC131238846, with amino-acid sequence MYAQHVQFLAARVLTATVCQSIQKNSSTLKTPPPSAAVSLCLSLVLGEEEELSLSLVSGAKKKKRSAIQSAGLDTRAEKFDHSSDEHFPTLGISFGRGFPATPDPRNFCVWKLDEMESERSNFNDFSLSISLPKRAPFHPFPSLSFNQLRKRKKISCWIGWLGLFYGGDPFVHCPLILDGRACMQTIWNA; translated from the exons ATGTACGCGCAACATGTGCAGTTCTTAGCTGCCCGTGTATTAACCGCAACAGTATGCCAGAGTATACAAAAAAACTCCTCAACCCTCAAAACACCTCCTCCCTCTGCTGcagtctctctctgtctctctctcgttttgggtgaagaagaagaactctccctctctctcgtttCGGgggcgaagaagaagaagagaagtg CCATCCAATCTGCTGGATTGGACACAAGGGCTGAGAAATTCGATCATTCATCAGATGAGCACTTCCCAACTTTGGGAATTtctttcggacgcggatttcctgcgacgCCCGACCCCAGGAACTTCTGCGTttggaagctag ATGAAATGGAATCAGAAAGAAGCAATTTCAATGACTTTTCTCTGTCAATTTCTCTACCGAAAAGAGCTCCCTTCCATCCGTTTCCATCTCTCTCCTTCAATCAG ttgaggaaaagaaaaaaaataagctgttggattggatggctgggattgttcTATGGAGGAGATCCTTTTGTCCATTGTCCATTGATCCTTGATGGCAGGGCATGTATGCAAACTATCTGGAATGCTTGA